Proteins from one Nicotiana tabacum cultivar K326 chromosome 23, ASM71507v2, whole genome shotgun sequence genomic window:
- the LOC142177529 gene encoding cis-abienol synthase, chloroplastic-like, translating into MLHIGSRSKTICLSDYKVTNGYVFHHRPSIVRCNCNHASSSVRPQEVKERIRKIFGKIEISPSCYDTAWVAMVPSRDEPKQPCFAQCLDWILENQREDGSWGLSPTHSLLVKDSLSSTLACLLALSKWSVGHKLVQRGLDYIGRQSWSIDNKGQISAAGFDIIFPSMIKYAGELNLNVPLDQSLVNVLFQKQDSAMERNDLRECKTNPAYYYAEGLGKLCQWEELMTYQKKNGSLFNSPATTAAALIFHCNDDKCLGYINSILKQHKNWGIYV; encoded by the exons ATGTTACACATTGGCAGCAGAAGCAAAACCATATGCCTCTCCGATTACAAAGTCACAAATG GATACGTATTTCACCACAGGCCGTCCATAGTAAGATGCAACTGCAACCATGCTTCATCATCG GTACGGCCCCAAGAGGTAAAGgagagaataagaaaaatatttgggaAAATTGAGATATCTCCATCTTGCTATGACACTGCTTGGGTAGCCATGGTCCCTTCAAGAGATGAGCCAAAGCAGCCATGTTTTGCACAGTGCTTGGATTGGATCCTTGAAAATCAGAGAGAAGATGGATCTTGGGGTTTGAGTCCTACCCACTCATTGCTTGTGAAAGACTCCCTTTCTTCTACTCTGGCTTGTTTGCTTGCTCTCTCCAAATGGAGTGTCGGACACAAGTTAGTCCAAAGAG GACTGGATTATATAGGAAGACAGAGTTGGTCAATTGATAATAAGGGTCAAATTTCAGCGGCAGGATTCGATATTATATTTCCTAGCATGATCAAGTATGCAGGGGAACTGAACTTGAATGTGCCTTTGGACCAAAGCCTCGTAAATGTCTTGTTCCAGAAACAAGATTCAGCAATGGAAAG GAATGATCTGAGGGAGTGTAAAACCAACCCTGCATATTACTATGCCGAAGGCCTTGGCAAATTATGTCAATGGGAAGAGTTGATGACTTATCAAAAGAAGAACGGATCACTTTTCAACTCACCAGCCACTACTGCAGCTGCTTTGATTTTCCATTGCAATGATGATAAGTGCCTTGGATACATAAATTCAATCCTGAAACAACACAAAAATTGGGGTATATATGTATAG
- the LOC107818111 gene encoding cis-abienol synthase, chloroplastic-like produces MLHIGSRSKTISLSDYKVTNGYVFHHRPSIVRCNCNHASSSVRPQEVKERIRKIFGKIEISPSCYDTAWVAMVPSRDEPKQPCFAQCLDWILENQREDGSWGLSPTHSFLVKDSLSSTLACLLALSKWSVGHKLVQRGLDYIGRQSWSIDNKGQISAAGFDIIFPSMIKYAGELNLNVPLDQSLVNVLFQKQDSAMERNDLRECKTNPAYYYAEGLGKLCQWEELMTYQKKNGSLFNSPATTAAALIFHCNDDKCLGYINSILKQHKNWVPTIYPTTIRIRLQMVDTLQKLGMDRHFEAEIRNVLDETYRLWAQKDEEVFSDVAYGAMAFRLLRMCNFEVSSEELARFKGQEHFINSLNAQCTNREDAILELHQASQLAFDEKDNILDEISTWTRAFLQQELLEENNLDRMSQNEVEHALRNFSATLERAENRRYIESYDVNMFKFSKTAYRSPNIYNRDFILFSMHDFNICQTVHQQDIQELKRWYEDCKLDQLGISPKYIYTSYMPMSSLLFGPEFSDARSVFAKYVLLTTPLDDFFDELASQEELLNLIELVKGWNRYSTIGYVSERVEILFLAIYKTFNEFAAKAEIMQGRCVKDQIFDLFLDVLNCMMREVEWWREEKTPSVEEYLSIACVTIAVKAILFTTQYVLAPKLSEEVIKSAELGEICKCTTMVCRLLNDTQTYKKEKEERSSNIVNILVTQSEGTVSEEEAVEQVKEMLEMNRRKLLRMVLHKKESSQLPQVCKDLFWNTSKVAHILYSNGNEFRSPEGLKSNINTLFYKPVDLSPKQA; encoded by the exons ATGTTACACATTGGCAGCAGAAGCAAAACCATATCCCTCTCCGATTACAAAGTCACAAATG GATACGTATTTCACCACAGGCCGTCCATAGTAAGATGCAACTGCAACCATGCTTCATCATCG GTACGGCCCCAAGAGGTAAAGgagagaataagaaaaatatttgggaAAATTGAGATATCTCCATCTTGCTATGACACTGCTTGGGTAGCCATGGTCCCTTCAAGAGATGAGCCAAAGCAGCCATGTTTTGCACAGTGCTTGGATTGGATCCTTGAAAATCAGAGAGAAGATGGATCTTGGGGTTTGAGTCCTACCCACTCATTCCTTGTGAAAGACTCCCTTTCTTCTACTCTGGCTTGTTTGCTTGCTCTCTCCAAATGGAGTGTCGGACACAAGTTAGTCCAAAGAG GACTGGATTATATAGGAAGACAGAGTTGGTCAATTGATAATAAGGGTCAAATTTCAGCGGCAGGATTCGATATTATATTTCCTAGCATGATCAAGTATGCAGGGGAACTGAACTTGAATGTGCCTTTGGACCAAAGCCTCGTAAATGTCTTGTTCCAGAAACAAGATTCAGCAATGGAAAG GAATGATCTGAGGGAGTGTAAAACCAACCCTGCATATTACTATGCCGAAGGCCTTGGCAAATTATGTCAATGGGAAGAGTTGATGACTTATCAAAAGAAGAACGGATCACTTTTCAACTCACCAGCCACTACTGCAGCTGCTTTGATTTTCCATTGCAATGATGATAAGTGCCTTGGATACATAAATTCAATCCTGAAACAACACAAAAATTGGG TTCCTACTATTTATCCTACGACAATACGTATACGTCTGCAAATGGTCGATACCCTGCAAAAGCTGGGAATGGACCGACATTTCGAAGCAGAAATCAGAAATGTTCTAGATGAAACATACAG ACTTTGGGCGCAAAAGGACGAAGAAGTTTTTTCAGATGTTGCTTATGGTGCCATGGCGTTTCGACTATTACGGATGTGCAACTTCGAAGTTTCCTCTG AAGAATTAGCACGATTCAAAGGTCAAGAACATTTCATCAATTCATTAAATGCACAATGTACAAATCGTGAGGATGCAATTCTTGAGCTACACCAAGCTTCACAGTTGGCCTTTGATGAGAAAGATAACATTTTGGATGAAATAAGTACTTGGACAAGAGCTTTTCTGCAGCAGGAGTTATTAGAGGAGAATAATCTTGATAGGATGTCACAAAACGAG GTGGAACACGCTTTGAGGAATTTCAGTGCAACCCTTGAACGAGCCGAAAATAGACGATACATCGAGTCATATGATGTAAATatgttcaaattttcaaaaacagCTTACAG GTCCCCCAACATATACAACAGGGATTTCATACTATTCTCTATGCATGATTTTAATATATGCCAAACAGTACACCAGCAAGATATTCAAGAACTCAAGAG GTGGTATGAAGATTGCAAACTAGACCAATTAGGAATTTCaccaaaatatatatacactTCATATATGCCAATGTCTTCATTACTCTTCGGGCCTGAATTCTCGGATGCTCGTTCCGTGTTTGCAAAATACGTTTTGCTCACAACTCCATTGGATGATTTTTTCGATGAATTGGCTTCCCAAGAGGAGCTGCTCAACCTAATCGAATTAGTAAAAGG CTGGAATCGGTATTCAACCATAGGCTACGTTTCAGAGAgagttgaaattttatttttagcaatatacaaaacATTTAATGAGTTTGCAGCCAAGGCAGAGATTATGCAAGGTCGATGTGTGAAAGATCAAATATTTGACTTG TTTCTTGATGTTCTGAATTGCATGATGAGAGAAGTAGAATGGTGGAGAGAAGAGAAGACACCAAGTGTAGAAGAATATTTGTCAATTGCCTGTGTTACTATAGCTGTCAAAGCTATTCTTTTTACAACACAATATGTTCTCGCGCCAAAACTTTCGGAGGAGGTTATAAAAAGTGCTGAACTTGGTGAAATATGCAAATGTACGACTATGGTGTGTAGACTCCTTAATGACACTCAAACTTACAAG aaagaaaaagaagagaggtCAAGTAACATAGTGAACATACTCGTAACACAAAGTGAAGGAACGGTTTCGGAAGAAGAGGCAGTAGAACAGGTAAAAGAAATGCTGGAGATGAACAGAAGAAAATTGCTGAGAATGGTGCTTCATAAGAAAGAAAGCAGTCAGTTGCCGCAAGTATGCAAAGATCTGTTTTGGAACACGAGCAAAGTAGCTCATATTCTATACTCAAACGGCAATGAGTTTCGCTCTCCAGAGGGACTCAAGAGTAATATAAACACATTATTTTACAAACCAGTCGACCTATCCCCAAAACAAGCCTAA